A genomic stretch from Erigeron canadensis isolate Cc75 chromosome 9, C_canadensis_v1, whole genome shotgun sequence includes:
- the LOC122581248 gene encoding probably inactive leucine-rich repeat receptor-like protein kinase At5g48380, whose amino-acid sequence MACFSMIMPLNIQTIIIVCLWILISSSCSNAVQSDVDCLRSVKASLKDPENLLSSWDFNNSTEGFICRFAGVECWHIDESRVLNIRLSDMGLKGPFPPGLKNCTSMTSLDLSSNNLEGPLPSNMTDVVPFLVSLDLSSNNFTGLIPASISNCSFLNTLKLENNHFTGQIPPELGALNRLKDFSVANNLLTGQVPYFSNYTATRDAYAGNPGLCGGPLRRCQGGSNKSHTGVIIGAAIGGATFTALVVGIGMTFFMRKVVRKKEEDPDENKWARSIKGTKTIKLSMFDNPVSKMRLSDLMKATNSFSKENIIGSGRTGSLYKATLEDGSSLMIKRLQDTQHSEKEFASEMATLGNVKHRNLVPLLGFCVTKKERFLVYKYMANGTLHDNLHFVADDKKHMEWSVRLKVAIGAAKGFAWLHHNCNPRILHRNISSKCILLDQDFEPRISDFGLARLMNPVDTHLSTFVNGEFGDIGYVAPEYARTLVATPKGDVYSFGVVLLELVTGEKPTHVAKAPDSFKGNLVEWISELSVESKLHESIDQSLTGKGCDNEVFQVLKVACNCVLPASHRERPTMFEVYQLLRAIGQNYHFTVDDEILMPTDTGDVGDIELIVARETKGKK is encoded by the exons ATGGCTTGTTTTTCGATGATAATGCCGCTGAATatccaaacaataataatagtttGTCTCTGGATACTTATATCTAGTAGCTGCAGCAATGCTGTTCAGAGCGATGTTGATTGCTTAAGATCTGTTAAAGCATCACTTAAAGATCCAGAAAACCTCTTATCTTCATGGGATTTTAACAACAGTACAGAAGGTTTCATTTGTAGATTTGCAGGTGTTGAATGTTGGCATATTGATGAGAGCAGAGTTTTAAATATCCGGCTTTCCGACATGGGGTTGAAGGGTCCATTTCCTCCCGGGCTTAAAAACTGTACCTCAATGACCAGTTTGGATCTTTCAAGCAATAATCTTGAAGGGCCTCTCCCGTCCAACATGACTGATGTTGTTCCATTTTTAGTTAGTCTTGAtctttcatcaaacaactttacAGGTCTGATCCCAGCCAGCATTTCAAACTGTTCGTTTCTTAATACCCTTAAGCTCGAAAACAACCATTTTACGGGTCAGATTCCACCAGAATTGGGTGCTCTTAATCGGTTAAAGGATTTCAGTGTTGCAAATAACCTTTTGACTGGCCAAGTGCcttattttagtaattatacCGCTACGCGAGATGCCTATGCAGGAAATCCTGGTTTATGTGGGGGGCCTTTGCGTCGTTGTCAAGGAGGTAGCAACAAATCACACACAGGTGTGATTATTGGGGCTGCAATTGGGGGTGCTACTTTCACCGCATTGGTGGTAGGAATCGGTATGACATTCTTTATGCGGAAAGTGgttagaaagaaagaagaagaccCTGATGAGAATAAATGGGCTCGGAGTATCAAAGGAACTAAAACAATCAAG CTTTCGATGTTTGATAACCCAGTTTCAAAGATGAGATTAAGTGATCTAATGAAGGCTACCAATAGCTTCAGCAAAGAAAACATCATTGGATCGGGAAGAACAGGTTctttatataaagcaacacTTGAAGATGGAAGCTCACTTATGATCAAAAGATTGCAAGACACTCAACACTCGGAAAAAGAATTTGCATCAGAAATGGCAACACTTGGCAATGTGAAGCATCGTAACCTTGTTCCGCTTCTAGGGTTTTGTGTCACGAAAAAGGAAAGGTTTTTAGTTTACAAGTACATGGCGAACGGCACTCTCCACGATAATTTGCATTTTGTAGCCGATGACAAAAAACATATGGAATGGTCAGTACGGCTAAAAGTTGCTATAGGTGCAGCCAAAGGGTTTGCATGGCTCCACCATAACTGCAACCCTCGGATCCTTCATAGAAATATAAGCTCTAAATGCATCTTATTGGATCAAGATTTCGAGCCGAGAATATCGGATTTTGGGCTGGCCAGGCTTATGAACCCGGTTGATACTCATCTGAGTACTTTCGTGAATGGTGAGTTTGGTGACATTGGGTATGTGGCACCCGAATATGCGCGTACTCTTGTGGCCACCCCTAAAGGGGACGTTTATAGCTTCGGGGTGGTGTTACTTGAGTTGGTAACGGGTGAAAAACCGACTCATGTAGCTAAAGCTCCCGATAGctttaagggtaatttagtcgAATGGATTTCTGAGTTATCTGTAGAGTCAAAGCTTCATGAGTCAATTGACCAATCATTGACCGGGAAAGGATGCGATAATGAGGTTTTTCAGGTTCTTAAAGTCGCGTGTAATTGTGTTTTACCGGCTTCTCACAGGGAACGACCCACAATGTTTGAAGTGTACCAACTTTTACGGGCTATTGGCCAAAACTACCACTTTACCGTGGATGACGAGATTTTGATGCCAACTGATACCGGTGATGTAGGTGACATAGAACTCATTGTTGCTCGTGAGACAAAAGGAAAGAAGTGA